From the genome of Frateuria soli:
GTCACCCGCGCGCAGAACCTGGCCGACGTGGTCGCCGCCTACGACCACCTGCGCATGCTGCCGCACGTCGATCCGGATTCGATCCTGGTCATCGGCGCCAGCTACGGCGGCTACCTCGCGTCGATCCTGACCTCGTTGCGTCCGGTGAAATGGCTCGCGCTGCGGGTGCCCGCGCTGTACCGGGACGAGGGCTGGGACGCACCGAAGCGCTCGTTGCCACGCAGCCAACTGGACGCCTACCGCAGCCGCGTGCTCGAGCCGGACGACAACCGCGCCCTGCGCGCCTGCAGCGATTTCCGCGGCGACGTGCTGATCGTCGAATCGGGGCATGACCACCTGGTGCCCCACCCGGCCATCGTCAGTTATCGCAACGCCTTCCGGCGCACCCACTCGGTCACCTACCGGGTCATCGACGAGGCCGACCACGCACTGTCCAGTCCCGACTGCCAGCGCGCCTACACCTCGATGCTGCTGGGCTGGACCACCGAAATGGTGTTCGGCGCCCGCGCCGGGGGTGCTCCGGGCCAGGCCCCGCCAAGAGCTTCCTAGCACCCTTCCGATGCAGGCGCCCCATCCGGCGGGCGATGCCTCGCCCGCCCCGCAGGACATCGCCATCGGACGCCTGCCGGGGCCGGACCCGCGCAAGGCGGGTTCAGGCTTGCCCGTGCGGGAACATGGCCCCAGAGTGTGCCCTCCCCTCCGCCGGGACGACCTGATGGAAATCGCGCTCTACC
Proteins encoded in this window:
- a CDS encoding alpha/beta hydrolase family protein, which translates into the protein MTTRSENSDIAVDGMQLAGTVLAPGSIVPGVLFVHGWGGSQERDLGRAQQIAALGCICLTFDMRGHVRTEAMRQTVTRAQNLADVVAAYDHLRMLPHVDPDSILVIGASYGGYLASILTSLRPVKWLALRVPALYRDEGWDAPKRSLPRSQLDAYRSRVLEPDDNRALRACSDFRGDVLIVESGHDHLVPHPAIVSYRNAFRRTHSVTYRVIDEADHALSSPDCQRAYTSMLLGWTTEMVFGARAGGAPGQAPPRAS